The Planctomycetia bacterium genome contains a region encoding:
- the accA gene encoding acetyl-coenzyme A carboxylase carboxyl transferase subunit alpha, whose product MAAGLHRLPLEKPIYEIEDRIAALETGPLGAGQQEEVRRLKRELADVQRQVFAGLDAWQTIEVSRHPDRPKTSDYLELVFDEFVELHGDKSFGDDRALLTGFAKLDQHKVMVLGHQKGKTLAERQACHFGCAHPEGYRKAMGKMRLAAKYGLPVICLIDTPGAYPGVGAEERGQAQVIAESMFLMATLPVPIVCVVIGEGGSGGALGIGVGDRVAVLENAYYSVISPEGCAGILWKSVEFKADAARALRIRSRDLKEFGVIDAVIEEPAGGAHRHPRQMAARLKTYLVRSLRELVSQPRDALVAARYEKFRAMGKFLEPEAADA is encoded by the coding sequence ATGGCCGCAGGACTGCACAGGCTCCCGCTGGAAAAGCCGATCTACGAGATCGAGGACCGGATCGCGGCCCTCGAGACCGGTCCGCTCGGCGCCGGGCAGCAGGAGGAGGTCCGGCGCCTGAAACGCGAACTCGCCGACGTCCAGCGGCAGGTGTTCGCCGGCCTCGACGCCTGGCAGACGATCGAGGTTTCGCGGCATCCCGACCGGCCGAAGACGAGCGACTACCTGGAGCTGGTGTTCGACGAATTCGTCGAACTGCACGGCGACAAGTCGTTCGGCGACGACCGGGCGCTGCTGACCGGATTCGCCAAGCTCGACCAGCACAAGGTGATGGTGCTCGGCCACCAGAAGGGGAAGACGCTCGCCGAGCGGCAGGCCTGCCACTTCGGCTGCGCCCATCCCGAGGGCTACCGCAAGGCGATGGGGAAGATGCGACTGGCGGCGAAGTACGGCCTGCCGGTGATCTGCCTGATCGACACGCCGGGCGCCTATCCGGGCGTCGGCGCGGAGGAGCGCGGGCAGGCGCAGGTCATTGCCGAGAGCATGTTCCTCATGGCCACGCTGCCGGTGCCGATCGTCTGCGTGGTGATCGGGGAAGGGGGGTCGGGCGGGGCGCTGGGCATCGGCGTCGGTGACCGGGTGGCGGTCCTGGAAAATGCCTACTACAGCGTGATCAGCCCGGAGGGCTGCGCCGGCATCCTCTGGAAGAGCGTCGAGTTCAAGGCTGACGCAGCCCGGGCGCTGCGGATCCGGTCGCGGGACCTCAAGGAGTTCGGCGTCATCGACGCGGTGATCGAGGAGCCGGCCGGCGGTGCCCATCGGCATCCGCGGCAGATGGCGGCCCGGCTCAAGACGTATCTCGTCCGCTCGCTCCGAGAACTCGTGTCCCAGCCGCGCGACGCGCTGGTGGCGGCCCGCTACGAGAAGTTCCGCGCCATGGGGAAGTTCCTCGAGCCCGAGGCGGCGGACGCCTGA
- a CDS encoding beta-carotene 15,15'-dioxygenase, with protein sequence MHGETRDGGGAAERFREVAFRRLPLALMAAAALAGALGGGAWSAAVGPLPWVVALCFIGLPHGGADFAVSHRAWQGWPLAIVWLAYGAAMAAVLAGFVSAPLTMIVAFTGFSCWHFGAAHLDTESVDSAIRGGPGAALLRGCLAVAVPLAAWPEATAAVAADLAALAVGRGAAADLFPPATVRATGLGLVAVSVAAAVAEAVLATRRPGSRRAGLKLLADLAVIVSLGWFTDPLFAVGLYFLVWHGWRQMEPLVESLTGRRPCSWAALGRGLVNVHRAALPLLVPAWVAIGAAWWLWSTDHSLRALAIVSIAAYLVVTPAHELLGEALRRMAGQRGGGFLEIPGGHADDGRGRSISRPAMDLCKMLEMRVW encoded by the coding sequence GTGCACGGGGAGACGAGGGACGGTGGGGGTGCTGCAGAGCGGTTTCGAGAGGTCGCCTTCCGCCGCCTGCCGCTGGCCCTGATGGCGGCCGCCGCCCTGGCGGGTGCTCTCGGTGGCGGAGCGTGGTCGGCGGCGGTTGGCCCCTTGCCCTGGGTCGTCGCCCTTTGCTTCATCGGACTGCCGCACGGCGGCGCCGACTTCGCCGTCAGCCATCGAGCCTGGCAGGGCTGGCCGCTGGCGATCGTGTGGCTGGCATACGGGGCGGCCATGGCCGCGGTGCTGGCGGGTTTCGTCTCTGCACCGTTGACCATGATCGTGGCCTTCACGGGCTTTAGTTGCTGGCACTTCGGGGCGGCACACCTCGACACCGAGAGCGTCGATTCGGCCATCCGCGGCGGACCCGGTGCGGCGCTGCTGCGCGGATGTCTCGCAGTGGCCGTGCCCCTCGCCGCCTGGCCGGAGGCGACCGCCGCCGTCGCTGCAGACCTGGCCGCCTTGGCCGTCGGCCGCGGGGCGGCGGCCGATCTGTTTCCGCCTGCGACCGTCCGCGCGACCGGACTGGGCCTGGTCGCCGTGAGCGTGGCGGCTGCAGTGGCCGAGGCAGTGCTGGCCACGCGGCGGCCCGGCAGCCGGCGGGCTGGGCTGAAGCTGCTCGCCGACCTGGCCGTGATCGTGAGCCTGGGCTGGTTCACCGATCCGCTGTTTGCCGTCGGCCTGTATTTCCTGGTCTGGCACGGCTGGCGGCAGATGGAGCCGCTCGTGGAGTCGCTGACCGGCCGCCGGCCCTGCTCGTGGGCCGCCCTTGGCCGCGGGCTCGTGAACGTCCACCGCGCCGCCCTGCCCCTGCTCGTTCCCGCCTGGGTGGCGATCGGAGCGGCCTGGTGGCTGTGGTCAACGGACCACTCGCTGCGGGCCCTGGCGATCGTCTCGATCGCGGCGTATCTCGTGGTCACGCCGGCACACGAACTGCTCGGCGAGGCGCTGCGGCGGATGGCTGGTCAGCGGGGCGGTGGCTTTCTTGAAATACCGGGCGGTCACGCCGACGATGGCCGCGGACGCTCGATCAGCCGGCCGGCAATGGACTTGTGCAAGATGCTCGAAATGAGAGTGTGGTAG
- a CDS encoding xanthorhodopsin, producing MTSCLFAAADAAGVSMDFLQAQAGGTLLQTLTLYLFFAGTVAMGAGALYFFLLRDDVAPEYRSTMVVAGLVCGIACFHYYKMTGVYQSGQGFPTALRYIDWLFTTPLLLLKFPLLLRLGDRGAKFFWQLVVLDVAMIVTAFIAETSVVDSQRWWTFFLVSCAFELLIVGVLFVSLGQAIADAPPPLAKALGTMRLFVLIGWAIYPIGFLMARAGAGEYREIIYNVADVINKVGFGLVAYHGIKAMSHRGRSAA from the coding sequence ATGACTTCCTGCTTGTTTGCCGCGGCCGATGCCGCCGGCGTTTCGATGGATTTTTTGCAGGCCCAGGCCGGAGGCACGCTGCTCCAGACCCTGACGCTGTATCTGTTCTTCGCCGGCACCGTCGCCATGGGGGCGGGGGCGCTCTATTTCTTCCTGCTCCGCGACGACGTAGCGCCCGAATATCGCAGCACCATGGTGGTAGCGGGGCTGGTCTGCGGGATCGCCTGCTTCCACTATTACAAGATGACCGGCGTGTATCAGTCTGGGCAGGGTTTCCCGACCGCCCTGCGGTACATCGACTGGCTGTTTACCACGCCGCTGTTGCTGCTGAAGTTTCCGCTGCTGCTTCGGCTCGGGGATCGGGGGGCCAAGTTCTTCTGGCAACTCGTGGTCCTCGACGTGGCGATGATCGTCACGGCGTTCATCGCCGAGACTTCCGTGGTCGATTCCCAGCGTTGGTGGACGTTCTTCCTCGTGTCCTGCGCGTTCGAGCTGCTGATCGTCGGCGTGCTGTTCGTGTCGCTGGGCCAGGCGATCGCGGACGCTCCGCCGCCGCTGGCGAAGGCATTGGGCACGATGCGACTGTTCGTGCTCATCGGCTGGGCGATCTACCCGATCGGCTTCCTGATGGCCCGGGCCGGCGCCGGTGAGTATCGCGAGATCATCTACAACGTGGCCGACGTCATCAACAAGGTTGGCTTCGGTCTCGTGGCGTACCACGGCATCAAGGCGATGAGTCATCGCGGCCGTTCCGCCGCCTGA
- a CDS encoding iron permease: MAFLALTHRTMQVLLSFTGGVLLGVGLLHLLPHAILEFRGDVQATMLWVVAGFFLMFLLERAFHGHAHHTADGGPEQHPHTHGESCGHAHRHGRQASPWSWCGAFAGLALHSLADGAALAASVGSDAAHGGGLLSGAATFLAILLHKPFDSGIIATLMIEAGASARLRRIVIAAYATVVPLGAVAFLASLHVAGPQQSAIVGPAMAMAAGAFICIAAADLLPEVQFHSHDAVLLTTSLALGLATAWGITALERASHAHHAHAGRAAVHGH, translated from the coding sequence GTGGCCTTTCTGGCGCTCACGCACCGGACGATGCAGGTTCTCCTCTCGTTCACCGGCGGCGTCCTCCTCGGCGTCGGCCTCCTCCACCTGCTGCCCCACGCCATCCTCGAGTTTCGCGGCGACGTCCAGGCGACGATGCTCTGGGTCGTGGCCGGGTTCTTCCTGATGTTCCTCCTCGAGCGGGCCTTCCACGGCCACGCCCACCACACGGCCGACGGCGGGCCCGAGCAGCACCCGCACACGCATGGCGAATCCTGTGGTCACGCCCATCGGCACGGCCGGCAGGCCAGCCCCTGGAGCTGGTGCGGCGCCTTCGCCGGCCTCGCCCTGCACAGCCTCGCCGACGGAGCGGCGCTGGCGGCCTCGGTCGGAAGCGACGCCGCCCACGGCGGTGGCCTGCTCTCCGGCGCGGCGACGTTCCTCGCGATTCTCCTCCACAAGCCGTTCGACTCGGGCATCATCGCCACACTGATGATCGAGGCGGGCGCGTCGGCACGGCTGCGTCGGATCGTGATCGCGGCCTATGCGACCGTCGTGCCGCTCGGCGCCGTTGCCTTCCTCGCCAGCCTGCATGTCGCCGGCCCCCAGCAGTCGGCGATCGTCGGGCCGGCGATGGCGATGGCCGCAGGCGCCTTCATCTGCATCGCCGCGGCCGACCTGCTGCCGGAGGTCCAGTTCCACAGCCACGACGCGGTCCTGCTCACCACGTCGCTGGCCCTCGGCCTGGCCACGGCCTGGGGGATCACGGCCCTGGAGCGGGCCTCGCACGCCCACCACGCGCATGCGGGCCGCGCCGCGGTCCACGGTCACTGA
- the pdxA gene encoding 4-hydroxythreonine-4-phosphate dehydrogenase, whose translation MTATHSHPPGADPPTVLVTCGDPAGIGPEIVALAWAATPLHGEARLRVVADAAQLAAVLAARPALPRLRLTVVPGDDRRASTASELLVIDSAATPHADATIPVGVVSAAGGRAAAGAVEAAFRLVRDGAGQAIVTGPLHKESLHAAGYDVPGHTELLARLCGLPDEAASMMLWLPATEPGRTGLGVVHVTLHEPLRTAVARLSTAGIVAAGRRLADMLGAILGRSPRLAVAALNPHGGEGGLFGDEEARLIAPAVRQLAGAGLDVTGPLPADTLFLRASRGAFDGVVALYHDQGHIPVKLLGMHRAVNVTLGLPVVRTSVAHGTAFDIVGRGAADPASMLAALDVARRLVAGGWPADVRAASAPSPPRSHR comes from the coding sequence ATGACCGCCACCCATTCACACCCACCGGGAGCCGACCCGCCGACGGTCCTCGTCACCTGCGGCGACCCGGCCGGCATCGGGCCGGAGATCGTGGCCCTGGCATGGGCGGCGACACCCCTCCATGGCGAGGCGCGGCTGCGGGTCGTCGCCGATGCCGCCCAACTCGCCGCCGTGCTCGCCGCCCGCCCCGCCCTCCCCCGGCTGCGCCTGACCGTCGTGCCCGGCGACGATCGCCGGGCATCGACCGCCTCCGAGCTGCTCGTGATCGATTCCGCCGCGACGCCGCACGCGGACGCCACGATCCCCGTCGGCGTGGTCTCCGCGGCGGGAGGCCGGGCCGCCGCCGGCGCCGTCGAGGCCGCCTTCCGGCTCGTGCGCGACGGCGCCGGGCAGGCGATCGTCACCGGCCCGCTCCACAAGGAGTCGCTCCACGCGGCCGGCTACGACGTGCCCGGCCACACCGAGCTGCTCGCCCGGCTCTGCGGCCTGCCCGACGAGGCGGCGTCGATGATGCTCTGGCTGCCGGCCACGGAGCCGGGGCGGACCGGCCTCGGCGTCGTTCATGTCACGCTTCACGAGCCGCTGCGCACGGCCGTCGCCCGGCTCTCGACGGCGGGCATCGTCGCCGCGGGCCGCCGGCTCGCCGACATGCTCGGCGCGATCCTCGGTCGGTCGCCACGCCTCGCCGTCGCGGCCCTCAATCCCCATGGCGGCGAGGGGGGATTGTTCGGCGACGAGGAAGCGCGGCTCATCGCCCCGGCCGTTCGGCAGCTCGCCGGCGCCGGACTGGACGTCACCGGTCCTCTCCCCGCCGACACGCTCTTCCTGCGGGCGTCACGCGGCGCGTTCGACGGCGTCGTGGCGCTGTACCACGACCAGGGGCACATCCCCGTGAAGCTCCTCGGCATGCACCGGGCGGTCAACGTGACACTCGGGCTTCCCGTGGTGCGGACGAGCGTGGCCCACGGCACGGCCTTCGATATCGTCGGCCGTGGAGCCGCCGATCCGGCGAGCATGCTCGCGGCCCTCGACGTCGCGCGGCGGCTCGTCGCGGGGGGCTGGCCGGCCGATGTCAGGGCCGCATCGGCCCCATCCCCGCCACGTAGCCATCGGTGA
- the aspC gene encoding aminotransferase yields MPAVARAAAHEAIEAGRNGYTPTQGIAPLRERLEERVRRETGQPDRRLCVTSGSSGALVLALMALLDPGDEVILFEPAFVMYRPLVEFLGGHCVIIDTSPSFAIDVERVAAAITPRCRAILLNTPANPTGVVADAATVRDLARLAESRGVTLISDELYREYCYDAPFASPALHSEAVVVIDGFSKSHAMTGWRVGWIHGPRPIIDACTMLQQYTFVCAPQVGQWAALAALDASLDVPLGECRRKRDTLMAALRDHYEFVHPGGAFYLYPVAPGGSGRAFAERAVAEEKLLVVPGSVFGAADTHFRIAYTVSDRTLDRGIAALQRLARP; encoded by the coding sequence ATGCCGGCCGTCGCCCGGGCGGCGGCCCACGAAGCGATCGAGGCGGGCCGCAACGGCTACACGCCGACGCAGGGCATCGCGCCGCTGCGCGAGCGGCTCGAGGAGCGGGTGCGCCGCGAGACGGGGCAGCCCGACCGACGGCTCTGCGTCACCAGCGGTTCGAGCGGCGCGCTCGTCCTTGCCCTGATGGCGTTACTCGATCCCGGTGACGAGGTGATCCTCTTCGAGCCGGCTTTCGTGATGTATCGGCCGCTCGTCGAGTTCCTCGGCGGCCACTGCGTGATCATCGACACGTCGCCGTCGTTCGCCATCGACGTCGAGCGGGTGGCCGCGGCAATCACGCCGCGCTGCCGGGCGATCCTCCTCAACACGCCCGCCAACCCGACCGGCGTGGTGGCCGACGCCGCCACGGTCCGCGACCTCGCCCGGCTGGCGGAGAGCCGCGGCGTCACGCTGATCAGCGACGAGCTGTATCGCGAGTATTGCTACGACGCCCCGTTCGCCTCCCCTGCCCTGCACTCCGAGGCGGTCGTCGTCATCGACGGCTTCTCCAAGTCGCACGCCATGACGGGCTGGCGGGTGGGCTGGATCCACGGGCCGCGGCCGATCATCGACGCCTGCACGATGCTCCAGCAATACACCTTCGTCTGCGCCCCGCAGGTCGGGCAGTGGGCGGCGCTGGCCGCGCTCGACGCCTCGCTCGACGTGCCGCTGGGAGAGTGCCGGCGCAAGCGCGACACGCTGATGGCCGCGCTGCGCGACCACTACGAGTTCGTCCACCCGGGCGGCGCCTTTTATCTCTATCCGGTCGCCCCGGGCGGCTCGGGCCGGGCCTTCGCGGAGCGGGCCGTGGCCGAGGAAAAGCTGCTCGTCGTCCCGGGCAGCGTGTTCGGCGCGGCCGACACCCACTTCCGCATCGCCTACACGGTGAGCGACCGGACGCTCGACCGCGGCATCGCCGCCCTGCAGCGGCTCGCCCGGCCATGA
- the deoC gene encoding deoxyribose-phosphate aldolase has protein sequence MTRDAAKLSPTPAAVARAMDHAVLKPEYTAADLARHAAVCVELGVGCLCVRSVDVAAASRLLAGTPVVVASVVGFPHGAQRPEVKAREAALAIADGARELDMVMAIGGFLSGDHAAVRDDIAAVVREARPARAVVKVILETCLLSGVQIAAACRLAEEAGADFVKTSTGFGPGGATPEAVRVMLDTVGGRLGVKASGGIRTWDAAVRYLEMGCSRIGVGDAAGILAGRPTGAGS, from the coding sequence ATGACCCGGGATGCCGCCAAGCTCTCCCCGACGCCGGCCGCGGTCGCCCGGGCCATGGACCATGCTGTGCTGAAGCCGGAGTACACGGCCGCCGATCTCGCCCGGCATGCGGCCGTCTGCGTGGAGCTCGGCGTCGGCTGCCTGTGCGTGCGGTCGGTGGACGTCGCCGCCGCGTCCCGGCTGCTGGCCGGCACGCCGGTGGTCGTGGCGAGCGTGGTCGGCTTTCCGCACGGTGCCCAGCGGCCCGAGGTCAAGGCCCGCGAGGCGGCGCTGGCGATCGCGGACGGCGCCCGCGAGCTCGACATGGTGATGGCCATCGGCGGCTTCCTGTCGGGGGACCACGCCGCCGTCCGTGACGACATCGCGGCGGTCGTCCGCGAGGCGCGGCCCGCGCGGGCGGTCGTCAAGGTGATCCTCGAGACCTGCCTGCTCTCGGGCGTGCAGATCGCCGCCGCCTGCCGGCTCGCCGAGGAGGCGGGCGCCGACTTCGTGAAGACCTCGACCGGCTTCGGACCGGGCGGGGCCACGCCGGAGGCGGTGCGCGTGATGCTCGACACGGTCGGCGGCCGGCTCGGCGTCAAGGCATCGGGGGGCATCCGCACCTGGGATGCGGCCGTGCGCTACCTGGAGATGGGCTGCAGCCGCATCGGCGTCGGGGACGCGGCCGGCATTCTCGCCGGCCGGCCGACCGGCGCCGGCTCCTGA